In Oscillospiraceae bacterium, a single genomic region encodes these proteins:
- the uppS gene encoding polyprenyl diphosphate synthase yields MRIRKRNTPLIGIDPQNLPKHIGIIMDGNGRWARKRGLPRSLGHIAGFSETTRSVIYYCRDIGVKHITLYAFSTENWRRAEEEVLGIFKLMEKFLREVIEKAEVEQSRIRFFGDLSRVPAHLFALVEEAQVVTAQYTRANLNICFNYGGRDEVVRAVRNIAKNVALQDITEAMISEHLDSAGQPDPDLIIRPGGEHRTSNFLMWQAVYAEYYFTETLWPDFTPAEIDKAILAYQKRDRRKGGAV; encoded by the coding sequence ATGCGAATAAGAAAAAGGAATACTCCGCTTATAGGAATTGATCCGCAGAATTTGCCGAAGCACATCGGCATTATTATGGACGGCAATGGGCGATGGGCGCGTAAACGCGGATTGCCACGATCATTGGGACATATTGCAGGCTTCTCGGAAACGACACGCAGCGTTATCTATTACTGTCGTGATATTGGCGTTAAGCATATTACGCTGTACGCCTTTTCGACCGAAAACTGGCGGCGTGCCGAAGAAGAAGTGTTGGGTATTTTTAAGTTGATGGAGAAGTTTCTGCGCGAGGTTATCGAAAAGGCGGAGGTTGAGCAGTCACGCATACGATTCTTTGGGGATTTGTCACGTGTTCCGGCACACCTGTTTGCTTTGGTTGAGGAGGCGCAAGTGGTGACGGCGCAATATACGCGCGCGAACTTAAACATTTGCTTTAACTATGGCGGACGCGACGAGGTTGTGCGCGCCGTACGGAACATCGCGAAGAATGTTGCACTGCAGGATATTACGGAAGCAATGATTTCCGAACATCTCGATAGCGCGGGGCAGCCTGACCCTGATTTAATCATTCGGCCGGGTGGCGAACATCGTACGTCGAATTTTTTGATGTGGCAAGCTGTTTACGCTGAATATTACTTTACTGAAACGCTGTGGCCGGACTTTACGCCTGCTGAGATTGATAAGGCGATTTTAGCGTATCAAAAACGTGACCGTAGAAAAGGCGGCGCCGTGTAG
- a CDS encoding GNAT family N-acetyltransferase — MSLDIRMITEDDFSDCAKTLVAAFKEEPWNESWSFENAYTRITEMMESRMSRGYVIGDGGTIVAMCIGRIMTYLDFKELFIDEFSVHPQYQGEGLGSKLLAFVKSALHKEGVYGMVLNTEKGYPSVKFYEKNGFKLVESIAFMSASFKLE, encoded by the coding sequence ATGAGCTTAGATATTAGGATGATTACAGAGGATGATTTTTCAGATTGTGCAAAAACATTAGTCGCGGCGTTTAAGGAAGAACCTTGGAATGAGAGCTGGAGTTTTGAGAACGCGTACACTCGAATCACTGAAATGATGGAATCGAGAATGTCGCGTGGGTATGTTATAGGAGATGGCGGCACTATTGTTGCTATGTGTATAGGGCGGATAATGACTTACTTGGATTTCAAGGAGCTATTTATTGATGAATTCAGTGTTCATCCCCAATATCAAGGGGAGGGTCTAGGGAGTAAGTTGCTGGCATTTGTAAAGAGTGCGCTGCATAAAGAAGGCGTATACGGAATGGTATTGAACACAGAAAAGGGCTATCCATCTGTGAAGTTCTATGAAAAAAATGGATTCAAATTAGTTGAGTCTATTGCCTTTATGTCTGCGTCATTTAAGCTGGAATAG
- the frr gene encoding ribosome recycling factor: protein MSQFAAFEGKIAKTLEVLKQDFATIRAGRANASVLDRIQVDYYGTPTPIQQMASVSVPEPHTLVIQPWDVSALKDIERTINQSDLGINPQNDGKVLRLNFPQLTEERRRDLTKQVGKMAEDGKVAVRNLRREAMEDCKKQEKSGEMTEDDLKDAEKEIQNLTDKATKNIDELKADKEKELMAV, encoded by the coding sequence ATGAGCCAATTTGCAGCATTTGAGGGCAAGATTGCCAAGACTTTGGAAGTTCTTAAACAGGACTTTGCTACCATTCGTGCCGGACGAGCCAATGCCAGCGTACTTGACCGCATTCAAGTCGATTACTACGGCACGCCTACGCCGATTCAGCAGATGGCGTCGGTAAGTGTGCCGGAACCGCACACGTTGGTCATTCAGCCGTGGGATGTGTCGGCACTGAAAGACATTGAGCGCACTATTAACCAATCCGACTTAGGTATTAACCCACAGAATGATGGCAAGGTATTGCGGCTGAATTTTCCGCAACTGACTGAGGAGCGTCGTCGTGACTTGACGAAACAAGTGGGCAAAATGGCGGAAGACGGCAAAGTTGCCGTACGGAACTTGCGCCGTGAAGCGATGGAGGACTGCAAGAAGCAGGAAAAAAGCGGTGAAATGACCGAAGATGACCTAAAAGACGCCGAAAAAGAGATTCAAAACTTGACGGATAAAGCGACAAAAAATATCGATGAGCTGAAAGCTGATAAAGAGAAGGAATTGATGGCGGTTTAA
- the pyrH gene encoding UMP kinase has translation MPKYNRVMIKISGEALAGDGKRGFDLDFIGRVCQTIKHCVDAGVQVGIVVGGGNIWRGMVEGKVMNDRVRADQMGMLATTINALALAENLETQGVDVRVMTAIEMRAVAEPYYRARAMRHLEKGRVVIFAGGLGIPYVSTDTAVVLRAVEVKAEIVLLAKNIDGVYDADPAVDPAAKKYDSLDYDTILRDDLRVMDATATAMSRDNALPILVFALQDPQNIYRAVNGEKIGTIVRAAE, from the coding sequence ATGCCAAAATATAACCGAGTGATGATTAAAATCAGCGGCGAGGCGCTTGCGGGTGACGGCAAGCGCGGCTTTGACCTCGATTTTATCGGACGGGTCTGTCAAACCATCAAGCACTGTGTTGATGCCGGCGTGCAAGTTGGCATTGTTGTCGGTGGCGGCAACATTTGGCGCGGTATGGTGGAAGGCAAGGTAATGAATGATCGTGTTCGCGCTGATCAGATGGGCATGCTTGCGACAACCATCAATGCTTTGGCGTTGGCAGAAAACCTCGAAACGCAGGGCGTTGATGTGCGCGTGATGACGGCCATTGAAATGCGCGCTGTTGCCGAGCCGTATTATCGGGCGCGGGCAATGCGACACTTGGAAAAAGGGCGTGTGGTGATTTTTGCTGGCGGACTTGGTATTCCGTATGTGTCAACCGATACTGCCGTTGTGCTGCGTGCGGTGGAGGTTAAGGCGGAGATTGTACTGCTTGCCAAGAATATCGACGGCGTATACGACGCTGATCCTGCCGTTGACCCTGCTGCTAAGAAGTACGACAGTCTTGATTATGACACTATCTTGCGTGATGATTTGCGCGTGATGGATGCTACGGCGACTGCCATGTCGCGAGATAACGCGTTACCGATTTTGGTTTTCGCGTTACAGGATCCCCAAAACATATATCGCGCTGTTAACGGCGAAAAAATAGGGACGATAGTCAGAGCTGCCGAGTAA
- a CDS encoding phosphatidate cytidylyltransferase — protein MLTRFIVGIVLVPLLIVVLFFTPPIILPFVIGLVCALIAYELLWATGFLRDRFIVVASIVCAAAVPMWQYYGAPQLWAFVVVFVFTLVIFTVAMAGLVRHPDREAQVSLGQIGGAYVAAFLIPLFLSSLQTIAHSSGGAYIILLPFCIAFGTDIFAYFVGVTWGKHRPLKALSPKKSIEGSIGGLFGAAFFAAGLGTIVQFLYSPSINFIWLVAIAAIGSMVAQFGDLTFSYIKRGFGIKDYGKILPGHGGVLDRFDSIIFVAPFVAMALQVFQVIEV, from the coding sequence ATGCTAACTCGTTTTATTGTCGGCATTGTGTTGGTGCCGCTGTTGATTGTCGTTTTGTTCTTTACGCCACCGATTATATTACCGTTTGTTATTGGGCTGGTTTGCGCGTTAATTGCGTATGAATTGCTTTGGGCAACCGGATTTTTGCGCGATCGATTTATTGTGGTGGCTAGCATTGTATGCGCTGCGGCTGTGCCCATGTGGCAGTATTACGGTGCGCCGCAATTGTGGGCATTTGTCGTCGTTTTTGTATTTACGTTGGTGATATTTACCGTAGCAATGGCGGGATTGGTGCGTCATCCTGACCGCGAGGCGCAAGTTTCACTTGGACAAATAGGGGGGGCATATGTTGCTGCTTTTTTGATTCCTCTTTTTTTGAGCAGTTTACAAACCATCGCGCATAGTAGCGGCGGAGCATATATAATTTTGCTTCCGTTTTGCATTGCGTTCGGCACAGATATTTTTGCTTACTTTGTCGGCGTGACGTGGGGCAAGCATCGGCCGTTAAAAGCGCTCAGCCCTAAGAAAAGTATTGAAGGTTCGATTGGCGGACTGTTTGGTGCAGCGTTTTTTGCTGCCGGACTGGGCACGATTGTGCAGTTTTTGTATTCCCCAAGCATTAATTTCATATGGCTCGTTGCCATCGCCGCAATCGGCAGCATGGTAGCACAGTTTGGTGATTTGACTTTTTCGTATATCAAACGTGGTTTTGGCATAAAAGATTATGGTAAGATTTTGCCCGGACACGGGGGTGTGCTTGATCGATTTGATTCAATTATTTTTGTCGCACCTTTTGTTGCTATGGCATTGCAAGTGTTTCAGGTGATTGAAGTATGA